The Juglans microcarpa x Juglans regia isolate MS1-56 chromosome 2D, Jm3101_v1.0, whole genome shotgun sequence DNA window TCCATGGTGTCAAACTGCTgacaaaaaaaatcagtttGACAAGAATTATTGAAAGCAACATTCGATGAGGTCAAGCCACTACTTGTTTGGGTTTGCGATGAGCTTTGTTGTGACTGAAAGGAGTTATGAATATCAAGAACACAATCCACTGGAATTGCACCAGTCAAAGTTTTTATGGCGAAGTCTATGCATGGGTCCATCCATGAATCACAAGAGGTCATATTGAGAGGTGATCCAGGCTTCTCATAGTCGCTGAACTTATTTTCAACCTTCCAAGCATGCTGCTTTGGAGTAGCTAGGTTCTGGAAAGGCAAAACAACTGGGCATCCTTGCTTCATGTCACCCTTAACTTTTGCTTCTACCTTAGTTTGCTCTGGAAAAGCTAAAGTAGCCAAGTCCCCAGTAGCATGCCGACTATTGATTGATATCGCTGACATTTCTGTGCTTTTGGGACTGTCAACACCTACTCCAGTGAGAGTCTTTATAGCAAATTGGATGCATGGATCAGACCATAGATCCATGGAAGGCAGTTCGATAGGAATATCTGGTTTCTCAttgttttctttccctttttcaacCTTTCCAGCATGTTCTTCCAAAATAGCTGCATTCCTCACAGGCGAAGCAGTAGAGGATTGTTGCTTTTGCTCATCCTTATGCTCTCTTTGTGCCTTTCCAGTATGCTCTACTGGAGTGGTCAAGTCTGCATAACTATGTGTTCTATTGGTGGACTCCAACACTTTTGTGCTTTTAGAGCTGTCAACATTACTCTCTGCTTCCAGCTCACCCTCAAGCTGAGTAGGCTGCTGGGATTCCCAAGGAGCCAAACTACCAGGGGAACAACATGGAGGTGTACTAGCCCCTGCCTCACCTGACTGCTTAACAACAATTCGCCGGGCTTGACTAGTTTTTAGTTCTGGGGTTGGATCAATATCAAGTCCAGCCAGTCGTTTTGAAGCTCGACGAGGCaagttatattcttttttatttttaggtttgCGCATACCAAGTTGGGCCTTTCCAACTTCATGTATTGTCCCCTCATTTCTCAATGATTGATTATCCGGAAGAAATCCAACAGCAGGAGCAGAAACAAACAAACTTTCATTAGAATTATTCTTCCCTTTTATCTGCTCTGAAACCTTGGCTTCCGGCAGGTTTGAGCTGCTCAAATGAATGTCCAGCCTTCCTGCTGCAAGTATTAAATATAGATCAGATGCAGCATCTTAATTTTTGGCTTGTGGAGTAAGGATTATCAACAAAACCATGACTGAACTTCTATATCTGTGCATGTGTGCGTATcatacaaacacacacacacaaataccTATATATATTTCCTGTAGATAGACAAGAATAGGATGCAAATACTTCCATCAGTTAAATGTTCTATCAAACCCCAatctaacacacacacacacacacacacacacatgcatgtcTTCTTgaacaagaaataaaagttaattttaacATTGAAAAAACCGAATTCTAATGTGATTTCTTGCCATGCATCATTCCACCATTTTCCAATAGCTTAAGTTTTCACAGTAAATGTTTATTAACAAATTTCAATGatgatttttgtaaaaaaattgggAAGTATCATACTCTTCTCATGataaaatgaaactaaaatCTATGCCCCACCCAAAGTAACAGGGGATGAAAGAAAATTGATGAGAGGAAAACATGTGACAGCactgaaataatattaaattgagatgaaaatataGAACTTTACACTGATCAGAAGTGTGCTCAGGGAGAGGCAGACATTTTTCTGTACACGCAGATTTAGGTATCTGTTCATCCTTTGCCATATCATTGAGCTTTGGGCTCTGATCACAAATTATCTGTTTCCCAGGGATACTTAGTGCTAATTTCTGCTTCTTTGCAACATCATGTGACTAAGAGagtaacaaaaagaaaagatctGGTTAAATAAGTACATTTGCTCTCTCATCTAGAGCTAATAAATTGAGAACAGTTAAAAGATAATACATATTTCCAAAGACCATATAGATCTAAGTAATGAACAAACCTCCAAATCTATGGAcaaaatctcattcaaaaacataaaattaaaaaaaaaaaaaaaattgttccaTCTTTCCAAAAGCTTCAATTGTGATATCGCCCATCTATGAACTGGCCATCCTAAAGCtgaaatgaaagaagaaagataGTGCGGATGATAAAATAACTTAACCCAGTGATAAGACAAAGATATGAACTCGGTGGATTCAATCATGAGTGGACTTACAGAGGTGTTATCACATTCCAATTCTACACCAATGCTGACTTTGTCCTTCGGCTTAAACGCAAGCCTTCCTAATTCCCCAGTTTCAAGATAGCGAGATACATCCTTCATAGAGCGGAAAACATATCCACTGATAGGATCAGTGTAGAGCTGCAGAAATCAAATACTGATCAAGGACAGACAATTTTCCACGGCCAAGCAATTCATAACATCTAGAGTacaaacaattttcaaatattagaTGACGGAGCAACACATGACAAGAAACTAGCACAATGTGAGATGACCCTTGAAAAAGACATACGGAAGACTtgcaattaaatgaaaaaagaaatctgaTTGAAACCAAAATACCAGAAAAAGGAAGTAGAGGTTGAGTACCGGGTCTTTTCTGATCTTATGACCCTTTTTTGTTACTCTGACTTCTTTGATCCATCCTGGAGGTAATCCTTCTGCTATAGCTTTCTCAACTACAACCTAGTTTGCTTgaataatcaaatttttcatctctaaattaataaaatctgaTTCATATTAGATCACAAGAACAAACAATTTCATGAA harbors:
- the LOC121248431 gene encoding uncharacterized protein LOC121248431 isoform X5; translation: MNDQGSDDLPPGWTVEVKVRKNGKRDKLYTDPISGYVFRSMKDVSRYLETGELGRLAFKPKDKVSIGVELECDNTSKQKLALSIPGKQIICDQSPKLNDMAKDEQIPKSACTEKCLPLPEHTSDQSGRLDIHLSSSNLPEAKVSEQIKGKNNSNESLFVSAPAVGFLPDNQSLRNEGTIHEVGKAQLGMRKPKNKKEYNLPRRASKRLAGLDIDPTPELKTSQARRIVVKQSGEAGASTPPCCSPGSLAPWESQQPTQLEGELEAESNVDSSKSTKVLESTNRTHSYADLTTPVEHTGKAQREHKDEQKQQSSTASPVRNAAILEEHAGKVEKGKENNEKPDIPIELPSMDLWSDPCIQFAIKTLTGVGVDSPKSTEMSAISINSRHATGDLATLAFPEQTKVEAKVKGDMKQGCPVVLPFQNLATPKQHAWKVENKFSDYEKPGSPLNMTSCDSWMDPCIDFAIKTLTGAIPVDCVLDIHNSFQSQQSSSQTQTSSGLTSSNVAFNNSCQTDFFCQQFDTMEKPDYRHQALLDPVLLQTGHAGLQNSGTTVLHQPSEGRGSRGNRCQ
- the LOC121248431 gene encoding uncharacterized protein LOC121248431 isoform X3; protein product: MNDQGSDDLPPGWTVEVKVRKNGKRDKVVVEKAIAEGLPPGWIKEVRVTKKGHKIRKDPLYTDPISGYVFRSMKDVSRYLETGELGRLAFKPKDKVSIGVELECDNTSKLALSIPGKQIICDQSPKLNDMAKDEQIPKSACTEKCLPLPEHTSDQSGRLDIHLSSSNLPEAKVSEQIKGKNNSNESLFVSAPAVGFLPDNQSLRNEGTIHEVGKAQLGMRKPKNKKEYNLPRRASKRLAGLDIDPTPELKTSQARRIVVKQSGEAGASTPPCCSPGSLAPWESQQPTQLEGELEAESNVDSSKSTKVLESTNRTHSYADLTTPVEHTGKAQREHKDEQKQQSSTASPVRNAAILEEHAGKVEKGKENNEKPDIPIELPSMDLWSDPCIQFAIKTLTGVGVDSPKSTEMSAISINSRHATGDLATLAFPEQTKVEAKVKGDMKQGCPVVLPFQNLATPKQHAWKVENKFSDYEKPGSPLNMTSCDSWMDPCIDFAIKTLTGAIPVDCVLDIHNSFQSQQSSSQTQTSSGLTSSNVAFNNSCQTDFFCQQFDTMEKPDYRHQALLDPVLLQTGHAGLQNSGTTVLHQPSEGRGSRGNRCQ
- the LOC121248431 gene encoding uncharacterized protein LOC121248431 isoform X6 — its product is MNDQGSDDLPPGWTVEVKVRKNGKRDKLYTDPISGYVFRSMKDVSRYLETGELGRLAFKPKDKVSIGVELECDNTSKLALSIPGKQIICDQSPKLNDMAKDEQIPKSACTEKCLPLPEHTSDQSGRLDIHLSSSNLPEAKVSEQIKGKNNSNESLFVSAPAVGFLPDNQSLRNEGTIHEVGKAQLGMRKPKNKKEYNLPRRASKRLAGLDIDPTPELKTSQARRIVVKQSGEAGASTPPCCSPGSLAPWESQQPTQLEGELEAESNVDSSKSTKVLESTNRTHSYADLTTPVEHTGKAQREHKDEQKQQSSTASPVRNAAILEEHAGKVEKGKENNEKPDIPIELPSMDLWSDPCIQFAIKTLTGVGVDSPKSTEMSAISINSRHATGDLATLAFPEQTKVEAKVKGDMKQGCPVVLPFQNLATPKQHAWKVENKFSDYEKPGSPLNMTSCDSWMDPCIDFAIKTLTGAIPVDCVLDIHNSFQSQQSSSQTQTSSGLTSSNVAFNNSCQTDFFCQQFDTMEKPDYRHQALLDPVLLQTGHAGLQNSGTTVLHQPSEGRGSRGNRCQ
- the LOC121248431 gene encoding uncharacterized protein LOC121248431 isoform X4; its protein translation is MNDQGSDDLPPGWTVEVKVRKNGKRDKLYTDPISGYVFRSMKDVSRYLETGELGRLAFKPKDKVSIGVELECDNTSSHDVAKKQKLALSIPGKQIICDQSPKLNDMAKDEQIPKSACTEKCLPLPEHTSDQSGRLDIHLSSSNLPEAKVSEQIKGKNNSNESLFVSAPAVGFLPDNQSLRNEGTIHEVGKAQLGMRKPKNKKEYNLPRRASKRLAGLDIDPTPELKTSQARRIVVKQSGEAGASTPPCCSPGSLAPWESQQPTQLEGELEAESNVDSSKSTKVLESTNRTHSYADLTTPVEHTGKAQREHKDEQKQQSSTASPVRNAAILEEHAGKVEKGKENNEKPDIPIELPSMDLWSDPCIQFAIKTLTGVGVDSPKSTEMSAISINSRHATGDLATLAFPEQTKVEAKVKGDMKQGCPVVLPFQNLATPKQHAWKVENKFSDYEKPGSPLNMTSCDSWMDPCIDFAIKTLTGAIPVDCVLDIHNSFQSQQSSSQTQTSSGLTSSNVAFNNSCQTDFFCQQFDTMEKPDYRHQALLDPVLLQTGHAGLQNSGTTVLHQPSEGRGSRGNRCQ
- the LOC121248431 gene encoding uncharacterized protein LOC121248431 isoform X1 — translated: MNDQGSDDLPPGWTVEVKVRKNGKRDKVVVEKAIAEGLPPGWIKEVRVTKKGHKIRKDPLYTDPISGYVFRSMKDVSRYLETGELGRLAFKPKDKVSIGVELECDNTSSHDVAKKQKLALSIPGKQIICDQSPKLNDMAKDEQIPKSACTEKCLPLPEHTSDQSGRLDIHLSSSNLPEAKVSEQIKGKNNSNESLFVSAPAVGFLPDNQSLRNEGTIHEVGKAQLGMRKPKNKKEYNLPRRASKRLAGLDIDPTPELKTSQARRIVVKQSGEAGASTPPCCSPGSLAPWESQQPTQLEGELEAESNVDSSKSTKVLESTNRTHSYADLTTPVEHTGKAQREHKDEQKQQSSTASPVRNAAILEEHAGKVEKGKENNEKPDIPIELPSMDLWSDPCIQFAIKTLTGVGVDSPKSTEMSAISINSRHATGDLATLAFPEQTKVEAKVKGDMKQGCPVVLPFQNLATPKQHAWKVENKFSDYEKPGSPLNMTSCDSWMDPCIDFAIKTLTGAIPVDCVLDIHNSFQSQQSSSQTQTSSGLTSSNVAFNNSCQTDFFCQQFDTMEKPDYRHQALLDPVLLQTGHAGLQNSGTTVLHQPSEGRGSRGNRCQ
- the LOC121248431 gene encoding uncharacterized protein LOC121248431 isoform X2; protein product: MNDQGSDDLPPGWTVEVKVRKNGKRDKVVVEKAIAEGLPPGWIKEVRVTKKGHKIRKDPLYTDPISGYVFRSMKDVSRYLETGELGRLAFKPKDKVSIGVELECDNTSKQKLALSIPGKQIICDQSPKLNDMAKDEQIPKSACTEKCLPLPEHTSDQSGRLDIHLSSSNLPEAKVSEQIKGKNNSNESLFVSAPAVGFLPDNQSLRNEGTIHEVGKAQLGMRKPKNKKEYNLPRRASKRLAGLDIDPTPELKTSQARRIVVKQSGEAGASTPPCCSPGSLAPWESQQPTQLEGELEAESNVDSSKSTKVLESTNRTHSYADLTTPVEHTGKAQREHKDEQKQQSSTASPVRNAAILEEHAGKVEKGKENNEKPDIPIELPSMDLWSDPCIQFAIKTLTGVGVDSPKSTEMSAISINSRHATGDLATLAFPEQTKVEAKVKGDMKQGCPVVLPFQNLATPKQHAWKVENKFSDYEKPGSPLNMTSCDSWMDPCIDFAIKTLTGAIPVDCVLDIHNSFQSQQSSSQTQTSSGLTSSNVAFNNSCQTDFFCQQFDTMEKPDYRHQALLDPVLLQTGHAGLQNSGTTVLHQPSEGRGSRGNRCQ